In Sebaldella termitidis ATCC 33386, one DNA window encodes the following:
- a CDS encoding PTS ascorbate transporter subunit IIC has product MEILKIFVFDFLGSAPILVGLMALLGLILQKKRPEKIISGTLKTIVGFLIFGGGAGMAVASLASFQTLFSEGFGLKGVLPLAEAITALAQTKFASVVSLVMVVGFICNLLVARFTKFKYIFLTGQHNLYLAALLTVVLKALNFGNTTVVIMGGIILGFAAALYPALAQPWMRKVTGNDEIAMGHYVTIAYALSGWLGSKVGNPDESTEKLKLPGWLSIFKDYIVSVSISIIIFFYIAAFMAGKVKVEQLSGGVSWLVFPLFQSLTFTAALYIIITGVRMFLGEIVPAFVGISEKLIPNAKPALDCPVVFPYAPTATVVGFISAYIGGLLCMFILAALHMTVIIPVAIPYFFIGATAGVFGNATGGWKGAIAGGFVTGILIAIGPALLYPVMEVIGLSGTTFPETDFVALGLVIYYLGKMFGR; this is encoded by the coding sequence ATGGAGATTTTGAAAATATTTGTCTTTGACTTTCTGGGATCGGCTCCGATTCTGGTGGGTCTTATGGCATTATTGGGACTTATTCTGCAGAAAAAAAGACCTGAAAAAATAATATCAGGAACGCTGAAAACAATAGTAGGCTTTCTTATTTTCGGCGGCGGAGCCGGTATGGCAGTGGCGTCTCTTGCCAGCTTTCAGACATTATTCAGTGAGGGCTTCGGTCTGAAAGGGGTTCTTCCTCTGGCAGAGGCAATAACGGCACTTGCCCAGACAAAATTCGCATCTGTGGTATCACTTGTAATGGTAGTGGGATTTATCTGCAATCTGCTTGTAGCCAGATTTACAAAATTTAAATATATATTTCTTACAGGGCAGCATAATCTGTATCTTGCAGCTTTATTGACAGTAGTTTTGAAAGCACTTAATTTTGGGAATACTACTGTAGTAATAATGGGAGGAATAATACTGGGATTCGCAGCAGCACTTTACCCGGCACTGGCACAGCCGTGGATGAGAAAGGTAACAGGTAATGATGAAATAGCAATGGGGCATTATGTTACTATAGCTTATGCACTTTCAGGATGGCTTGGCTCAAAAGTAGGGAATCCGGACGAAAGTACTGAAAAGCTGAAGCTTCCCGGATGGCTTTCCATATTTAAGGATTATATAGTATCTGTAAGTATTTCCATAATTATATTTTTCTATATAGCAGCATTTATGGCGGGTAAAGTAAAGGTAGAACAGCTTTCGGGAGGAGTAAGCTGGCTTGTGTTTCCGCTGTTTCAGTCACTGACATTTACTGCGGCTCTTTATATTATCATAACAGGGGTAAGAATGTTTCTGGGTGAAATAGTTCCTGCATTTGTAGGAATATCGGAAAAATTAATACCAAATGCAAAACCGGCTCTGGATTGTCCCGTAGTGTTCCCGTATGCACCTACAGCCACAGTAGTAGGATTCATATCTGCATATATAGGCGGTCTCTTATGTATGTTTATACTGGCCGCTCTTCATATGACAGTAATAATTCCCGTGGCAATTCCTTATTTCTTCATAGGAGCTACGGCAGGGGTTTTTGGTAATGCAACAGGCGGATGGAAAGGTGCAATAGCAGGAGGTTTTGTAACCGGAATACTTATTGCGATAGGACCGGCTTTGTTATATCCTGTTATGGAAGTAATAGGACTTTCGGGAACTACTTTTCCGGAAACAGATTTCGTAGCTTTAGGTCTGGTAATATATTATCTGGGAAAAATGTTCGGACGTTAG
- a CDS encoding transketolase — MKKDISTLKEEAKKNRKKILEMVYKANAGHPGGSLSVIDILTAIYTNEVDFTAKERSRVILSKGHATPALYAVLNQLGFISESEFDTFRKADSRLQGHPDKNKIPEIDANTGLLGQGLSIGIGMALGKKLKKDGNRVYVILGDGELHEGQVWEALMSAPHYKLDNLVAILDYNRLSSKDDVNKVMNLEPLRDKIKAFNWELMEINGHSMEEITEVLGKAKEIVEKPVFIIADTVKGKGVSFMENNPKWHSGGLKEEEYITGIKDIDTGGNNNG, encoded by the coding sequence ATGAAAAAAGACATTAGTACATTAAAAGAGGAAGCAAAAAAGAATAGAAAAAAAATACTGGAAATGGTATATAAAGCAAATGCGGGACATCCCGGCGGGTCACTTTCGGTAATAGATATTCTTACTGCAATTTATACTAATGAAGTGGACTTTACTGCAAAGGAGAGAAGCAGGGTTATACTGTCAAAGGGACATGCGACTCCGGCATTATATGCAGTATTAAATCAGCTTGGATTTATAAGTGAAAGTGAATTTGATACATTTAGAAAGGCAGATTCAAGACTGCAGGGACACCCGGACAAAAATAAAATTCCTGAAATAGATGCGAATACAGGGCTGCTCGGACAGGGGCTTTCTATTGGCATAGGAATGGCCCTTGGGAAAAAACTAAAAAAGGATGGAAACAGGGTTTATGTTATTTTGGGAGATGGAGAGCTTCATGAGGGACAGGTATGGGAAGCATTAATGTCGGCACCTCACTATAAACTTGATAATCTCGTGGCAATACTTGATTATAACAGGCTTTCTTCAAAAGATGATGTAAATAAGGTGATGAATCTGGAACCCTTAAGAGATAAAATAAAGGCTTTTAACTGGGAATTGATGGAAATAAACGGACACAGCATGGAAGAAATCACCGAAGTACTGGGAAAAGCAAAGGAAATCGTGGAGAAGCCTGTATTCATAATTGCTGATACTGTAAAGGGAAAAGGTGTGAGTTTCATGGAAAACAATCCTAAATGGCACAGCGGAGGACTTAAGGAAGAGGAATATATAACCGGCATAAAGGATATAGATACAGGAGGTAATAATAATGGATAA